The Oceaniferula marina region ATGAATTTTTAGCTGAATTACGTAAAGATGGAATCCTTTCCGATTAAGTGGCGTAAATCCACTAAGAAAGATTTGCGTCGCATATCACAAGTTGAGGTCAGCAAAATCGTAGCTGCTGTCTCATCTCTTTCTGATGATCCCAGACCTGAGGGGTGCAAAAAGATGCAGGGTAGTGATTGTGCCTATCGAATTCGAGTGGGGGACTATCGGGTTATCTACGAGGTCTATGAGGATCAGATCATTATTGAAATTATTAGGGTGCGGCACCGCAGGGAGGTATACCGCAAGAAATAAGTGCCACGCTTGCGGTCTCATTAAGAACGGCTTGCCAGTTTTTTCTGCTGCTTGTCAGCTCAGGAGCGTTAAATCTTGAATGAGCGCGTCATCGTGACCGATGTGCTTTTCGAAGTTCTGGAGTTGAGTTTGCGAGGGGGCTTCGTTCTACGGGTGGTGTTGCTCTACAAATCTTTATCGGCTTTGTAATGGTCATACTTTGATTTTTGGTAGATGGTCTGATCGTCAACTTAAACACTCTCAGCATGATGGAATATGAAGCAACAATTCTTTGGTTTATTGCCGGTCTGGTATTGATTTTGTTGGAGTTTGTTATCCCCGGCGTGGTGATTATCTTTTTTGGTCTGGGTGCCTGGATGGTATCGATCGGACTGTGGCTCGGCTTGATTGATTCGGTGGCTGCGCAGTGTATGGTTTTTTCCACTTCCTCTTTGTTGATGCTGTTTGTGTTACGGCGTTATGTTTCCTCGTGGTTTGTTGGAGGGTCTTGGAACGGGGGATCGAATGTGGATGAAGAATTTGTTGGGAAAAGTGTCCGGGTTGTTCACGCCATCGGTGGTGGGGACAATCCGGGAAAAGTGGAGCTCAAAGGCGCCGAGTGGGTGGCTTTTGCTGATCAGGCCATGGACGTGGGAACTCACGCCACGGTCGTTAAACGAGATGGTATTCATTTGATGGTTGAATGAGTTGCATCACCCCAACAATAAAAACAGAGAAACCCAAATACGACTATTATGTTACCCTATATTGTATCCTTCGGACTGGTTGTCCTCGTTGTTATTACCTTGCTGAAAACGGCAAAAATCGTTCCACAGCGCAAAGCCTTTGTGATTGAGCGGCTTGGAAAATATAACCGAACTCTCGGTGCGGGATTTCATATCCTGCTGCCATTTATTGATCGGATTTCCTATAAGCATTCCTTAAAGGAAACGGCTATTGATGTCCCATCACAGATGTGTATCACCAAAGATAACATCGCGATTGAAATCGACGGTGTGCTTTACATGCAAGTGCTCGATGCCAAAAAAGCCAGTTACGGTATTGAGAATTATTATTTTGCTTCCAGTCAGCTCGCCCAGACGACGCTTCGTTCGGAAATAGGTAAGTTGGAGTTGGACAAGACCTTTGAAGAACGGGAGACGATCAACGCCAACATCATTGATGCTCTTGATAAAGCCAGTGAGCCATGGGGTTTGAAGATTACCCGATATGAAATTGCCAACATCACCCCTCCTCGGTCCGTGCAGGATGCATTGGAGAAGCAGATGCGCGCGGAGCGTGAGCGTCGTGCCCAGATTGCTCATTCCGAAGGTGAACGGGAGGCGGCCATCAACGTTGCCGAAGGTCAGAAACAACAAGTCATCAAGGAGTCCGAAGCCGAAAAAATGCGTCAGATCAATGAGGCTGAAGGTAAGGCCAAGGAGATTACCTTGTTGGCTGATGCCACCTCGGAAGGATTGCGCAGGATTTCCGAATCCATCATTGCCCCGGGTGGTAAAGAAGCGGTGAACCTTAAGATTGCCGAACAGTATGTGAAGGAATTCGGAAACCTGGCCAAGGAGAACAACACCATGATTCTGCCCAGTAACGTTGCTGATATCGGAGGCACCGTGGCCGCTCTTGGTAAGGTCTTGAGTGATAGCAAAGCAAGTTAGCCGCGCGCATGCAAAGTAGGACAGCTTTTTAAGCTGTCGGCATCCCAAGGGGAGTTGATAGGGGCTGGGGTTGATGACGCCAAAGCCAGTCGACAGGTTGAAAAACCTGTCCTACTTTCCAGAGCAGAAGATACGGAACAATGGATTGGGGATCGTGTGCTTGGACGAGCGCAAGGTAGGACGGCTTTTTAAGCTGTCGGCATCCCAAGGGGAGTTGATAGGGCTGGGCTTGATGATGCCAAAGCCAGTCGACAGGTTGAAAACCTGTCCTACTTTCCAGAGCAGAAGATGCGGAACAATGGATTGGGGATCGTGTGCTTGGACGAGCGCAAGGTAGGACAGCTTTTTAAGCTGTCGGCATCCCAAGGGGAGTTGATAGGGGTAGGGCTTGATGATGCCAAAGTCAGTCGACAGGTTGAAAACCCTGTCCTACTTTCCAGAGCAGAAGATACGGAACAATGGATTGGCTGTCGTGTGCTTGGACGAGCGCAAGGTAGGACAGCTTTTTAAGCTGTCGGCATTCCATGGGGAGTTGATAGGGCTGGGGTTGATGATGCCAAAGCCAGTCGACAGGTTGAAAAACCTGTCCTACTTTCTGGAGCAGAAGATGCGAAACAATGGATTGGCTGTCGTGTGCTTGGACGAGCGCAAGGTAGGACGGCTTTTTAAGCTGTCGGCATTCCATGGGGAGTTGATAGGAGCTGGGCTTGATGACGCCAAAGCCAGTCGACAGGTTGAAAAACCTGTCCTACTTTCCAGAGCAGAAGATACGGAACAATGGATTGGGAACAACGCTATCTGGACGATGATATACCATGGGACCATGGTGAGGCGGCCCCTGCCATCGTGGAAGTTGTGAGTCGGCAGATCGTGCCAGAGGGTGCACGGGTGTTGGTTCCGGGCTGTGGATTGGGGCACGATGTGCGTGCTTGGTCGGATGCAGGCTTTGCGGCCACTGGCTTGGACATAGCATCAACGGCCTTGGAGCGGGCGCGTTGTCGATATGGCACGGACGGGATGTCGTGGCTTCAGGCAGATCTTTTTGACCCGGAACTGCCTCGTCGTGGCCTCTATGATGTGGTGTGGGAGCACACCTGTTATTGTACGCTGCCCTTGGAGCTTCGCTCCGCTTATGTGGATGCCGTTGCTCGGTTGCTGAAGCCGGGGGGCTTGTTTTGTGCCTTGTTTTTTACGGATACGGGGAACGGGCCGGGCGAGGGACCTCCCTACAGTGCGGACCGGGATGAGGTGTTTGAGCTGTTTAGCCCGATGTTCGACTTGGCGTGGGAAAAGCGTCCAGATCAGGCCTATACTTCACGTGTTGGGCGGGAGTGGCTGATGGTTTGGACTCGCCGGATGCATGACAATATCTGAGCAAGGATTCCGAGCAAATTGACTAGACGCTCTGGCTTCGCTGGCTTAGCTTGCGCCGCGTGAGCACAAGTGAAAACATGCCGGAGCAGCAGACGTCTGACCTTGAGGTCAAGGACGCCCAGGTTATTTTCAGTTCCCTCTGGCAGGAGCTGGAGCATGAATTAGGACGCAAGAATATGCGTTTCCCCAAGGAGATGATCCTGCTGGGAGGTGCTCCTGGCGCGGGTAAGGGAACCAATACCGATTACATCCGAAAAGTTCGCGATATCGTTGCCGAGCCGATTGTCATGAGCTCTTTGCTCAATACTCCGGAAATGGAGGCTCTCAAGGCTGGAGGCAACATGGTCGGTGACCGTGAGGTCGTGAATATTTTGTTCCGTGAAATGCTGAACTCACGCTATCGCGAAGGCGTGGTGCTCGATGGATTTCCCCGGACCAAGGTGCAGGTGGAGGTTATCAAGATGCTCTATGATGCCATGATCGAGCTTCGCACCGAGTTTGCGAATACGAAATATGCCGTCCATTTCAAGCAGCCGATTTACCACATCATGATCCTTTTTGTTGATGAAAAGGAGAGTATCAACCGTCAGATGCACCGTGGGCGTGAAATCATCGAACACAATAAACGGGTGCGCGAGTCCGGGAAAGGGGAGCTGCTAGAGGAACGCCCTACCGATACCGATGAAAACTTGGCGCGAAATCGGTACACGATTTTCAAGGAGAAGACCTACGATGCCCTGCTATCTCTGAAGCAGTTTTTCCACTACCATTTGATTGACGCCCATCCTCCGCTGGATGAGGTAAAGGCAAATATCCTTTCGGAAATGGAATACCAGAGCTCGCTTGAGCTCGACCCCCGGACCTACGATGCTCTGAGCCCATTGCCGTTAGCCAGTGACATCACAACGCATGCCCGCCGTGATCTGGTGTATCGCTTGGATCGTTATGAAATTGGCAATCAGGATTTATTCCACAAGGTCATCGCCTTGATTGAAAACAAGATCATGCCGATTATCAAGCCGCACGCGATCTCAGGTCGGGCGCTGATCAATATCGAAGATGCCTTGTTATCCGAGCCGCTGGCTTTGTCGATGTTGATCGATATTTTCTCCGAGCGTGGCTTTTTTGCCAGTGTCGATGTGCACTTGCTTGAGGTTCCGGAGCACTTTGATGTGACCACTGGTAAAATCCACTGCAGGCATAAGAAGATTTACCGAATTAACATCCGCTTCAAAGGTTCTGAGATCCGGATCGGCTGATACCATTCCGTCGTCGCGCCTTGCCGGAATAGCAATCCGTCTCGGCAATCGACCCATCGGTTTTGCGACCTGGTATGGGCTGTGGACGATGATCCGCCAACGAAATCGATGCTTTGGCCACGGGCCGTGGCTGATTGACGGCGTGTTGATGGTTTTTCTAAAGACATCACCCTTGACCTGCGCTTACGCTCATCCCACCAGCAAGAGGGACAAAAAAATGCTGGTGGAGTAGATCGTGATCGCAGCAGATCAAGGGTAAAAGGGTCTGAGGCGTCGTGGTTTAGCCCGCTTTATCGAGGGTTTTGTTGAGGTGATCCTTGATGTCTCGAAAAATGTTATTGCGGCGTGTCCGGGCAATGTGGACGTCGCCTGTTTGAAGGGAAAACCGGTGACGTTGTGATGTTCCGTCAGCGTTGTGTGTGGTGAAGCTGCACCACCAGATGTCCTGGTTTTTCCAGATGTGGTGATTTGGGTTTTTGGGATCGAGCTGCGAGATGAGTTTAATGGCAGACATGGTGTTTTTTGGTTCAGGTTGTTGCTCACGTTCTGTGATTCACAAGTTGCTTCATCCGCTTGTGATCGGAATGCAATGTAAGCACCAGTGGTGGAAATTGTAAGATGCGATCTGTTCTTTTTTTTATGATATCGGGTCAAATGAGGATTTTGAAGGTTTTGAGAGTTTGGTTTTGAAGGCAGATGCGGGGCACTGGATAGAAGGTGGTGTCGATGGCGTTAAAATATCCTTGCCTCATGTTGACAGATTAAGGCAGCGTGGACTTATACCACTCCGCAAAACAGACGAGACGATTGATCGTTGTTGAGGTATTTGGAGCACTGTGGAAAAGCACTGCGTGATCCATGAGAGTTCCGGATGAATGACTCCTTTGGCTTTGTTTCTCCTTAGTCATGGTGCCCGCACCATTGCTTCGTCGCGCCTTACCAAAGAACTCATTCATCTCGGCTATCGTTCCGTCTGTTTTACTACTTGGTATTATTCAGCGTTTGAGAAGAGATGAAACAAAAGGGATTAAAAGCAGAATGGGGGTTTTTTATTTATATGGGAGCCTTGATCGTGGGGTCGGCTCTGCAGGCGCATGAGCCGGAAGTGCAGCGGGTGTTTGGCTATCCCCACGCCCATGAGAACTTGGAGGTACAAGTCCATACCACCTGGGAGAGTCGATATTTTTCCGAGGGTAGGGATGCCTTGGATGGTGATAGTTTATGGGCTACCGGGTTCGACGCCGGTTGGAATCATCTGACTGCCGGGGTGTGGTATGGGGTATCGCCCGAGCAGTCTTACAATGAGCTTCAGCTATCGCTTGGGATGACTCAGAGTTTCGGCGATTTCAGTGTGTCTGCGGGGTATACCCACCTGCGGTTTCCATCGGACGGGGCTTATGACAATGAGCTCGGGCTCGGGCTCGGATGGTCGAATCTGCCGCTGGATCTCGAATTGGCGCTGGATGTCTACTACTCCTTTGATGCGCAGGGGGCATTTTCGGAGGTAGTGTTGATCAAGCCTGTGGAACTGACAGATGGCTGTGACCTCTATCTCAGTGGTGTGTTTGGAATGAACCACGGCTATGTTTCGGACGGGCACGACGGAGCGAACCATCTCGCGTTACGGGCGGAGTTTGATTGTTCTCTCAGTGAGGATTGTTCACTCGTGTTACACGGATCCTATAGTTGGGCGCTTGACGAGGACTCCGGCGCACCGGGTGATGAGCTCTTGAGGGATTTCTTCCACGGTGGTGTTGGTCTGCGTTGGTCGTTTTAGCCCGCGCTGTGGAGTGCGGAGGGCGGCCTGCCAGGTTCTTACTTGGAGCTTTTTTGGGGAGTGGCTCTTTTTTTCAGGAGCAGTGCCTCGAGTTCTTTCAGCAGGGGCTCCGGCATGCGCATGTTGAGTGTGATCGGGGCTTCGTCGTCGAACTCCTTGAGCCGTTGTCGGGCTCCGACGTCCATCATTTCACGGACGACGTAATAACCATAGGTTTTTGAGGCTTTGTCGATAAAGCCGCCGACGGCCATAAATAAGGATTCTTCGAGATCGAGCAGGGGTTTGAGTTTAAAGGTTTGTTTTTTGAGCACACCTTTGGCGACCAAGTCATCGAGCAAGGAGTCGATTTCACGAATCTCTTGGACGAAAGCGTCCGGTTGCTCATCATCTCCGTTATCCACGCCGAGCATATGAATTTTATGGCCTGCATTCTGGCTCACAACCGAGAGCTTAAGCCAGGTATCTTTTTCTGTTAGTTTGCCCGGATTTGAATCGCTCATTTCGGCGTTTGCGAGTAAGTTGAGTGAGCAAAAGATGGCGAGTAGGTGGATTGGCAGGGTCTTCATGCTTGGTGTGGGTAAAGGTTGAAATATCAGGGTGTTTCCTTGGTATTCATAGAGCTTTTATTGAGGCGTGGCGAATCAAAATGTGCATAGTGGAAAAAAAAGTGCGTCATCTGGGGGTTGGGGCCAAAATTTCCTTGCGCTTTTTTAAAAACAGATTAGACCCCGCGGGGACGACATGGCTAATTTTTTTCCGAGATGGTCCAATTTACTACCGCTTAAGATTGCGGTATGTGTAGTTTTTGTAGTGATGGGGCTGGTAGCAGCCTTTGCATATTATGGCACGCCGAAGGCCCAGCGTGTTGGATACCAGCCTGATCAGCCGATTGATTATGATCATGATCTGCATGCGAACCAGTTGGGGATCGATTGCCGGTATTGCCACAGTTCGGTCGATAAGTCCGCGAGTGCCGGGGTGCCGACGGCGAATACCTGTTGGAATTGCCACCAGCACGTGCAGAAAGGGAATCCCAAATTAGCCCCCCTGCGTGCTGCGATGGGCGTGGATGAAAACCATACGCCGATTGAAGGAGCTGAGAAGAAGCCCATCAAGTGGGTCCGGATTCACAAAACCCCTGACTATGCGTATTTCGATCACTCGGCCCACGTCAACCGCGGTGTTTCCTGTAAGAGCTGCCACGGTGACATTCACAAGATGCGTAAGGTGCATCACGTCGAGCCGCTGAGCATGGATTTCTGTTTGAACTGTCACCGCAAACCCGAGCTTCACCTCCGCCCACTCGAAGAGGTTTATAACTTGGACTACGATGCCGAAGAGTATCTGGAGGAAAACAAAATCATCGACCCGGAGACGGATAAACGCATTACAACCCAAGAGGAGTTCGGCAAACTGCTGAAGAAAAACTGGAACATCCAGCCGAAAGAAAGCTGCGCGACCTGTCACCGATAAACGGTAGGCCAATCCGAGCCGCTAGAGCTCCCTCGGCCCCTCACGACCTGTCCTTCTCAATCTATTTCCCAATTTTCCCAACTTTCCAATCAAGCACATGAGCAATCGGAAGACCACACCGCCCGCCGACACTCCCGTTAATGAGTCCGGCACCAAGATTTGGCGCAGCCTTGGCGAACTCGAACAGACACCACGATTCCAGAATGCTCTGGAGCGCGAATTTGTCGAAGGATCATCACACATGGAGACTGAGGAAGAACGTGAGATCTCTCGACGTTCATTTGTCAAACTCATGGGGGCATCCTCCGCATTGGCCGGATTTGGCCTGGCGGCCTGCCGCCGTCCGGAAAAACTGATTGTGCCCTTTGCTGAATCCCCCGAGTGGAGCATTCCAGGCAAGCCGGTCTATTATGCCTCATCGATGCCGCGGGCCAATGGTGCGGTGCCGATTGTCGTGACCACCCATGAGAATCGTCCGACGAAGATCGAGCCCAACAAGCGCTTTGATTCACTCACCGGAACCGATTCCTTTACTCAGGCTTCGGTCTTGGATATGTATGACCCGGCGCGCTCCCGCGAATTCTTGCAGCAAGGGGAGAAGTCGAGCCGTGATGCCTTTGTCAAAGCTCTGGCAGCAATCAAGCCGGATGCCAAGATTGGCTTTGTCTTTGGTGAAGATGAGTCACCGACCCGGAGTCGTCTGGCCAAGGAGCTGCAGGCGAAGTTTGCTGGAGCGAAGTTTTACAGTTACGAGCCCTTGACCGGGGAAGCCCGCAAGCAGGCGAATGTCGATGCCTTTGGTTCCGGTGCGGACGTGGTGGCGGATTATTCCGATGCCAAGGTGGTGCTGTCTCTCGACAGTGATTTTCTTGAGCTTGACCAGCAGGGGCCGGTAAGTGGTTTCTATAAGAACCGTTTTGTGGAAGGTGCCGGATATGACAAGGCGCCAAACAAAGATGATTTGAACCGTCTCTATGTGGTTGAAGGTGGCTTCAGCCTGACCGGGGGCATGGCGGATCACCGTTTGCGGATCGCGCCCAGCCAGGTGCTTGGGATTGCGGCAGAAATTGCCAAGCATCTCGGTGTTTCGGTGAGCGTCACTGGCTCCAAGCTCGATGCGCATCAGCAGAAGTGGGCACTCGAATGCGCCAATGACCTGAAAGCCAACAAAGGAAAGAGTGTGGTTCTTGCCGGCAGCCGCCAGAGCAAGGAACTGCAGCAGGTCGTGATTGCGATCAACACCGCCCTTGAAAACTACGGCAAGACGCTGAAGCCTGTCGTGACCGAGCGTGCAGGCTATGGCGATATCTCCGGCCTGATCAAGGACCTTGGAGCGAAGCAGCTCGATACCGTTTTTCTGCTGA contains the following coding sequences:
- a CDS encoding type II toxin-antitoxin system RelE/ParE family toxin; protein product: MESFPIKWRKSTKKDLRRISQVEVSKIVAAVSSLSDDPRPEGCKKMQGSDCAYRIRVGDYRVIYEVYEDQIIIEIIRVRHRREVYRKK
- a CDS encoding NfeD family protein; amino-acid sequence: MMEYEATILWFIAGLVLILLEFVIPGVVIIFFGLGAWMVSIGLWLGLIDSVAAQCMVFSTSSLLMLFVLRRYVSSWFVGGSWNGGSNVDEEFVGKSVRVVHAIGGGDNPGKVELKGAEWVAFADQAMDVGTHATVVKRDGIHLMVE
- a CDS encoding SPFH domain-containing protein; this translates as MLPYIVSFGLVVLVVITLLKTAKIVPQRKAFVIERLGKYNRTLGAGFHILLPFIDRISYKHSLKETAIDVPSQMCITKDNIAIEIDGVLYMQVLDAKKASYGIENYYFASSQLAQTTLRSEIGKLELDKTFEERETINANIIDALDKASEPWGLKITRYEIANITPPRSVQDALEKQMRAERERRAQIAHSEGEREAAINVAEGQKQQVIKESEAEKMRQINEAEGKAKEITLLADATSEGLRRISESIIAPGGKEAVNLKIAEQYVKEFGNLAKENNTMILPSNVADIGGTVAALGKVLSDSKAS
- a CDS encoding methyltransferase domain-containing protein, which translates into the protein MDWEQRYLDDDIPWDHGEAAPAIVEVVSRQIVPEGARVLVPGCGLGHDVRAWSDAGFAATGLDIASTALERARCRYGTDGMSWLQADLFDPELPRRGLYDVVWEHTCYCTLPLELRSAYVDAVARLLKPGGLFCALFFTDTGNGPGEGPPYSADRDEVFELFSPMFDLAWEKRPDQAYTSRVGREWLMVWTRRMHDNI
- a CDS encoding nucleoside monophosphate kinase, with translation MSTSENMPEQQTSDLEVKDAQVIFSSLWQELEHELGRKNMRFPKEMILLGGAPGAGKGTNTDYIRKVRDIVAEPIVMSSLLNTPEMEALKAGGNMVGDREVVNILFREMLNSRYREGVVLDGFPRTKVQVEVIKMLYDAMIELRTEFANTKYAVHFKQPIYHIMILFVDEKESINRQMHRGREIIEHNKRVRESGKGELLEERPTDTDENLARNRYTIFKEKTYDALLSLKQFFHYHLIDAHPPLDEVKANILSEMEYQSSLELDPRTYDALSPLPLASDITTHARRDLVYRLDRYEIGNQDLFHKVIALIENKIMPIIKPHAISGRALINIEDALLSEPLALSMLIDIFSERGFFASVDVHLLEVPEHFDVTTGKIHCRHKKIYRINIRFKGSEIRIG
- a CDS encoding cytochrome c3 family protein gives rise to the protein MANFFPRWSNLLPLKIAVCVVFVVMGLVAAFAYYGTPKAQRVGYQPDQPIDYDHDLHANQLGIDCRYCHSSVDKSASAGVPTANTCWNCHQHVQKGNPKLAPLRAAMGVDENHTPIEGAEKKPIKWVRIHKTPDYAYFDHSAHVNRGVSCKSCHGDIHKMRKVHHVEPLSMDFCLNCHRKPELHLRPLEEVYNLDYDAEEYLEENKIIDPETDKRITTQEEFGKLLKKNWNIQPKESCATCHR